The Bacillaceae bacterium IKA-2 DNA window TGTTCCCTACATGCTCAACTGTAGATCGAATAAACGGTCCTTCATCTGCGACATTACGTTGTGGGGTCCAATCTGTAAAACTATCAATGGGCACATAAGAAAAGGTATGTAATTTTTTTTTGTTTTTCCTTAATTCTGGAGCAGCAAAACCGACAATTGACCCCGAATCTAATCCTCCGCTTAAAAGGGCACCCACATTACGATGTGTTCGCATACTAGTTGTAATAGCTTTTGTGTATACATCACGAAATGCTTCTTCGTAATCTTCATTCGATTTTAGGAATAATTTTTCTCCATCCGGTAAATTACAGTACCTAACTAGTTTTATATTGTCTTCTGTTACTGTAATACAATGGGAAGGGGGGAGTTGTTGTATGTCTTTAAAGACTGTTGAACCAATATCTATTGAGTCAAGCATGCTTGGTATTGCTAAAAAATCAGCAAGCCAGTTCAGATTAATTTTTTTCACTAGGTAAGGTAAAGAAAATAAGGGTTTGATTGTTGTACAGAACGTAAACTTTTTATTACTTCTGTGGAAATATAGAGTTCTCGCTCCAGCAAAATCTCTAGCTCCAAAGAGTTTATTATTTCTTTCGTCCCAAATCATAAATGCATAATCACCAATTAAATACTTCGGCGTATCCTCACCCCATTTTTGATAGGCAAGTAAAATTAGTTTGCTATCGGTCATGTTACTCCGTTTGGAATGATCAACATTTAATCTTGTAAACAACTCTAAGCGATTATCAATTATTGCATCAGCCGTAATGACTAATTGACAAGTAGGATCATAATATGGTAAATTTTCACCAACTGACTCTGGTGTTATCCACTGGGCATGACAGCCGAAAAAAACTTTCTTGTTATACCATAAACCAACATCGTCAGCTGGGAACTCTGCTAAAACATTCATAATTTCGATAGTTTGCTCGATTGGTATAGTTTCCTCATTGAAATGAACGATCCCGTTTATTGCACTCATAATATCCTCCTGCTATTCGTCGATCTTTATTAAGAACGACGGAACCAAAAAAATAAACTACATTTAATCCTTGTTAATTTTGTTCTTTTTAAAGAACTTTACAATTCATTTATACCACCTAGATTAAAGTGTGTCAATAAGGTTCAAAAATATTTATTTTTAATATAAGTAAATCAATAAAGGGTGACCAGAAAGAAAAAGCCATATATTTTTTCATAGTTAATCTACAATTTTTGTAGTTGGTTAAAAACTAACAAATATAGCCATGTCCTTAAAAGAAGTATATTGATTTTCTTTTAAAACTTTAATAAATTGTTCAGGTTGTTTATTTACATGTTCAACATTCCTAGAGTATGATTGAATTAACTTAATAACATGCTCAATTTCAAAATTTTCTTTATGGTAGCTCATCATTCCTATAAGTTGAAA harbors:
- a CDS encoding asparagine synthase-related protein gives rise to the protein MSAINGIVHFNEETIPIEQTIEIMNVLAEFPADDVGLWYNKKVFFGCHAQWITPESVGENLPYYDPTCQLVITADAIIDNRLELFTRLNVDHSKRSNMTDSKLILLAYQKWGEDTPKYLIGDYAFMIWDERNNKLFGARDFAGARTLYFHRSNKKFTFCTTIKPLFSLPYLVKKINLNWLADFLAIPSMLDSIDIGSTVFKDIQQLPPSHCITVTEDNIKLVRYCNLPDGEKLFLKSNEDYEEAFRDVYTKAITTSMRTHRNVGALLSGGLDSGSIVGFAAPELRKNKKKLHTFSYVPIDSFTDWTPQRNVADEGPFIRSTVEHVGNINDGYYSFEDSNPFSVIDEMLETMEMPYKFHVNSFWVNDIYKEAQKQDCGVLLNGRKGNWTVSYGSAIDFQATLLKKLQLIRFFQEFNSYSNNIGSKKTRILRLVRDRVYLNQKKPVVVYTSDLINDDFAKSNKVLERMHEQGLNFASQSWEELRTKQFSYLYHSNISGTCATKQSLRHSVWDRDPTNDLNVVKFCLSLPDDQYVQNGVNRSLIRRATKNYLPDTVRLNLRKRGIQGADVIQRMVRSWREFIQELHKMAIDPAVAELMNVSIIKSAIQRLEEDPRAGMVYEEEFTIAMRSLIVYRFIKNFL